The window GCACTCTTTTACATATTATGATAATACAATTTacatgtatatattgtattcgtATTTCTATGTTCTTTAATCGCAAgattaaaaattgattttacAGAAATATGGAATCATTGTCATGAAAACTGTAGTTTACATATAATCACACCTTAATGTATAGCATCATAGAAAATCAATTATTATTCTTTTGCACTTACACATTTCTAAAGTATTGTAGTATTgcattaaaaaatacattttatttatattgaactaatTATTAccctttaaattaaaacaactgTATCGTTATGTTTACTGTATATTTAATTGATAGAATGAgtttttcattatattttaagTACAATTAAAATCAAATGAATCGATAAAAAATGTGAAACAATGGAATTCTGATTTAAGAAGAAAGTAAATTGGAAAAAACTATTATTACTTCCCTATAGAAACTATTTGGTacaatagtatataaatatatatgtatatgtgttaGAAACTAAGAGTGCACCTATTACACAACTTTATCATCGGTTTAAAAACAGTGCCTAAAACAATAATTGAACAAAATCTCGAATGAGATCAAGGTACATTCTTTTAGAGACCATTAGTTACACCATAATCTCAGTCGTAAATTTCCGTCAGTCATCTACTGGCGGTCCATAAAAAATTAGCTCGGGTATTTGTCCTCCTTGTACACCGGTACCATTAGTACTTTCTGAACTGcattgaaattgaaaatttacatTACCAACTGTAATTTCTGACATTCCTTCTTGACCAAAGTAACTTAACTCGCCCCCGTCCAATATTACACTGGCTGTATAAAAGCACTCTGGTTCAATCTGGATTGGATTTTCAAAATATACGTGAAATGTACTGCTTGAGCCATCTGAGAAAAATTTGGTGCTATTTTCGGACAAGACACATCCCAGTCTCTTTAACTCGATTCTAACATTATAATCTGCAGCACCAGAGGAGCTTCCGTAAAGCCCAAAACCAACAACAAAAATCCTCTTGTCTACACTGAATTGAATCGAATCGCATCGACCTCTATAACGCCACTGATTTGATCTATATGCGCATGATTGAAACCTGTGGCATACCtgtaaagaaaatattaaaaactttaCCTTCATCCTGCTCTGAGttatcaaatttcaaactttatattaattttttattaaatgatCTTTTCGTATGTATTTACCTGAGTTTTTAAACCTTGTCGTGGTTTAATTGGGAAGCAAAGTTGAGGTTTATTACTAGCAGTGAAATGTAGAAAAACATCGATAGTTTCTTGTTGCGTTAAGATTCCAGTTTGTGCAGCACTATTGGCAAACTCTTCCAAATTCATGGCAGGAAGTCTAATTAAATACAAAGCAGATCCTAGAATAAAGAAAAAGCTCATAATATTAGTTTGGAATTTAAGAAGTCTATTAGAATGCCTACCCAATAATAGTCTTTGACTTGCTGAAGTGGGTTCAAGGTCCTGCCTAATAGATTCTGCTGTAGCCCATCTTAATGCAGCATCCCATATATGAATTTCTTTACAATTTAGTGTTTCTCGAGAAAGTACTGATTCAAGAGTGTGAATATCAATATCCACAAAACCATCTGATCTTAGCGCCATTTCCGCCTGTACGATATTATATTTTACATGTATACATCATATTAAATTTTGTGCACATTTTTTAAATCATGTATGTAGCTAATAATGATCACTGATTTCATTTTAATAGGTATTGTTTTTTGTCAAGTTAATAATCtaataaattttctttaaaaataaatCCTCTATTTAATTTTACTTTAGACAATAActttatacaataaaaaaagtatatatataATACTCCAAAATCTTTTTTGCGGATTTATTCTATGAAACGCTATTAGAAACTTTATAtttcattcaaatttcaaatttttattccACTTTTTAAAAAACTAGATTTGTCAAATGTAAGCTGTATATAcgaattgtaaaaaataaaatttaaagtgTTAAACTTAAATAATTCAGTCAAAACTCTTATTAATTTTTACAtttgttatattttatacaaaaatgCTTTATTATTGTGTAATACAGATATCGTTTGAAAGTGgagcaaaattgaaaatttattacTCATATTGAAActgattttaagtttctggagaAATTTCAACCTCATTACAATTCATATATCTTAAAACTTACTACAAAGAAATATTTCATGAGTACAACTAAATAACACATATGCATATGCATAATTTAATTAAACAATGATAATATAATATGTAATTTTAGAAAAgtaaatttttttattacaaTGTTCTATAAAGTGATAATACTTGTATAATACAATACACCATTAAAAGAGAAATATGTAGACTTATCATACAATGaaatatgaataaataaattatgataCAACATGGAATCATACATAACATTTAATACGTCCATAAAAGATATGTGTTTAGAAGTAAAAATGCTTCCATAATCTTGATTGACCAGTCTTTTAGTCTTTTAGTAAATGAGTTTAATAAGAAGGTAAAATAGTACCTTCATATTGTAGGTGAATGTCTTTAATAACTATGTACTATTTGTATAAGTGAAACGAGAGATAATACTATTACTGGATATAAAATTATAAGAATCTATTCAAATTGTATAAGAAGTTTCTTGGAAAATAATTTTACTTTTAACTGATTAACGGATTAACACTATGTGCTATTCTTGAAAAGTCATCATAATCATGTTTTCTATGCTCATATTCTTCCATGAAATTATCTTCATAAGTAATATTTTGCGTTACTTCAATTTCTAATTTATTATCTGCAAAGTGAGGTTCACTTCGAGTACGAAATAGAGAAAGTGATAATTGTTTGTTACTAAACGCGGAACAACAATTATTTTCAGATAAACTAAGACAATGTGAAACTAACGACAGCCTATTTTTTGTATTCCCATGGTTGATATCATTACTTTTAATAGTTTTTTGACTAAATTGATGATGAGCATCCCATAACTTGTTCTTTGAACAAATATCTCCACAAGAGTAGAAACTTATAGTATGGTCAATGTTATTGCTAGATGAACTTGATTTAGTTCGAAATGTCATGTCTAGATTATCATTCAATGTGAAAgattttaacatttttttatttaaacttaCTTGGGCATCTATTACTTCCCAGCAACGTTGCATAAGGTCTGGTTCCTCAAACAAACGAGACTGGCTTAAAAGTAAGCATGCATTCTTCGCTGTTAAACTTGTTTCCAAATAGTTAACACATGCTCTTGCTAGGTGAGGGACTATGTACTTTTTAGCAACATAAAGTGTTGCTAATACTGTATCAGCTTCTAATTGTACTTCATCACAGTACATGTATCTGTTAaagaaaatgttttaaataaattttaaatatttcaca is drawn from Calliopsis andreniformis isolate RMS-2024a chromosome 1, iyCalAndr_principal, whole genome shotgun sequence and contains these coding sequences:
- the Lute gene encoding BTB/POZ domain containing protein 3 lute isoform X2; translation: MAMSNLYSKISTKPMKRFQDNVTVKQTNPWLNAESPITVSDSPPTVSPLSSSIVLQREGTINQPLSAPASPVSSLSSTITQLNLSSPEDCTQDPNWQATKPTVRERNAAMFNNHLMADIIFIVGSPGHTQTIPAHKYVLATGSSVFYAMFYGGLAENKRDIEVPDVEPAAFLALLRYMYCDEVQLEADTVLATLYVAKKYIVPHLARACVNYLETSLTAKNACLLLSQSRLFEEPDLMQRCWEVIDAQAEMALRSDGFVDIDIHTLESVLSRETLNCKEIHIWDAALRWATAESIRQDLEPTSASQRLLLGSALYLIRLPAMNLEEFANSAAQTGILTQQETIDVFLHFTASNKPQLCFPIKPRQGLKTQVCHRFQSCAYRSNQWRYRGRCDSIQFSVDKRIFVVGFGLYGSSSGAADYNVRIELKRLGCVLSENSTKFFSDGSSSTFHVYFENPIQIEPECFYTASVILDGGELSYFGQEGMSEITVGNVNFQFQCSSESTNGTGVQGGQIPELIFYGPPVDD
- the Lute gene encoding BTB/POZ domain containing protein 3 lute isoform X3; its protein translation is MYTNAESPITVSDSPPTVSPLSSSIVLQREGTINQPLSAPASPVSSLSSTITQLNLSSPEDCTQDPNWQATKPTVRERNAAMFNNHLMADIIFIVGSPGHTQTIPAHKYVLATGSSVFYAMFYGGLAENKRDIEVPDVEPAAFLALLRYMYCDEVQLEADTVLATLYVAKKYIVPHLARACVNYLETSLTAKNACLLLSQSRLFEEPDLMQRCWEVIDAQAEMALRSDGFVDIDIHTLESVLSRETLNCKEIHIWDAALRWATAESIRQDLEPTSASQRLLLGRHSNRLLKFQTNIMSFFFILGSALYLIRLPAMNLEEFANSAAQTGILTQQETIDVFLHFTASNKPQLCFPIKPRQGLKTQVCHRFQSCAYRSNQWRYRGRCDSIQFSVDKRIFVVGFGLYGSSSGAADYNVRIELKRLGCVLSENSTKFFSDGSSSTFHVYFENPIQIEPECFYTASVILDGGELSYFGQEGMSEITVGNVNFQFQCSSESTNGTGVQGGQIPELIFYGPPVDD
- the Lute gene encoding BTB/POZ domain containing protein 3 lute isoform X1; the encoded protein is MAMSNLYSKISTKPMKRFQDNVTVKQTNPWLNAESPITVSDSPPTVSPLSSSIVLQREGTINQPLSAPASPVSSLSSTITQLNLSSPEDCTQDPNWQATKPTVRERNAAMFNNHLMADIIFIVGSPGHTQTIPAHKYVLATGSSVFYAMFYGGLAENKRDIEVPDVEPAAFLALLRYMYCDEVQLEADTVLATLYVAKKYIVPHLARACVNYLETSLTAKNACLLLSQSRLFEEPDLMQRCWEVIDAQAEMALRSDGFVDIDIHTLESVLSRETLNCKEIHIWDAALRWATAESIRQDLEPTSASQRLLLGRHSNRLLKFQTNIMSFFFILGSALYLIRLPAMNLEEFANSAAQTGILTQQETIDVFLHFTASNKPQLCFPIKPRQGLKTQVCHRFQSCAYRSNQWRYRGRCDSIQFSVDKRIFVVGFGLYGSSSGAADYNVRIELKRLGCVLSENSTKFFSDGSSSTFHVYFENPIQIEPECFYTASVILDGGELSYFGQEGMSEITVGNVNFQFQCSSESTNGTGVQGGQIPELIFYGPPVDD